One stretch of Streptomyces sp. NBC_00443 DNA includes these proteins:
- a CDS encoding PadR family transcriptional regulator: MPGSELNASAASLLGFLHAGEASGYELVKLAEELIGDFWTLTRSQVYRELATLADRGLVSAGPAGPRARQPYRLTDEGRAAFAEWVTRPPGTEQIRYPLLLTIAFGSAVERERLLEFVAEHRALHESRLAGYRERAAAGGLDAYQRATLAFGLRYEEAVLEWMDELPGILAET; the protein is encoded by the coding sequence ATGCCAGGTAGCGAGCTCAACGCGAGCGCGGCCTCGCTGCTGGGATTTCTGCACGCGGGCGAGGCCAGCGGCTATGAACTGGTGAAGCTCGCCGAGGAGCTGATCGGCGACTTCTGGACCCTGACCCGCAGCCAGGTGTATCGGGAGCTCGCCACGCTGGCGGATCGTGGACTGGTGAGCGCCGGGCCGGCCGGGCCGCGGGCACGCCAGCCCTACCGGCTCACCGACGAAGGCCGCGCGGCGTTCGCCGAGTGGGTCACCCGCCCGCCGGGCACCGAGCAGATCCGCTACCCGCTGCTGCTCACCATCGCGTTCGGTTCAGCCGTGGAGCGGGAGCGGCTGCTGGAGTTCGTCGCCGAGCACCGTGCCCTGCACGAGAGCCGGCTGGCCGGCTACCGGGAACGCGCCGCCGCTGGCGGACTCGACGCGTATCAGCGCGCGACCCTTGCCTTCGGGCTGCGTTACGAGGAAGCCGTCCTGGAGTGGATGGACGAGCTGCCCGGGATCCTCGCCGAGACCTGA